A genomic stretch from Sphingobacterium sp. ML3W includes:
- a CDS encoding MazG-like family protein codes for MALSIEASEPLELFLWKGNEDANPDKLKNELADVIMYALLLADKHGLDIKQIVEDKMKLNNEKYPVEKAKGTAKKYNEL; via the coding sequence TTGGCATTGAGCATTGAGGCTTCCGAGCCACTGGAGCTTTTTCTTTGGAAAGGGAATGAGGATGCCAATCCTGATAAACTGAAGAACGAACTTGCAGATGTAATTATGTATGCGCTGTTGCTTGCCGATAAGCACGGACTTGATATTAAGCAGATCGTTGAGGACAAGATGAAACTTAACAACGAAAAATATCCAGTCGAAAAGGCCAAGGGAACGGCTAAAAAATATAACGAGTTATAG
- a CDS encoding ATP-dependent helicase: MSVVIDSNSILQNIEEHFKVFAGPGAGKTQFLVNHIKNILNNSKRLKIQGKIACITYTNIATETILKRVGDHGGRLEISTIHSFLYTHLIKPYIHIIAHDYNLDATNLNGHDEVVLSGYQTIQDWKVRTGQQRLRDDEKIVETWQSLKWKFDTANPEQLIIRPPYPVQYFSNVGYLEYKKMLWSKGLLHHDDVLFFSYELVRKKPFVLKVLRAKFPYFLVDEFQDTSPIQIALLKLIGVDETIVGVVGDEIQSIYSFLGAVPGQLNSFSLPNIVEYEISGNWRSTNQIVGLLNTIRPNLTQQPLRNISGSTPTIIVGDKLSALSTIANRYPDLEVFSLCRENTTANALQRGLGINVHNDLLQQLKSADSSSDRRRIISDSIKAIEYARLGYFKDALKTLGRSFNRNKTLDNQKQTLEALKKLLNNYDSFANDNLSGLVNFVRTNIKTVSAPRSGGAFNFYSSTPYTHAAIAVKNLYETGTCRTIHKSKGDEFECVLVVLEARRGSAFNENTVLSFLLNPNLLSNEEHRVNYVALSRAQNHLFISTPSLSSANEISLKAIGIEVERLP; encoded by the coding sequence ATGTCAGTAGTTATAGATTCAAATAGTATATTACAGAATATTGAAGAGCATTTCAAAGTATTTGCTGGGCCCGGCGCAGGAAAAACACAGTTTCTTGTAAATCATATAAAAAATATTCTGAATAACAGTAAGAGATTAAAAATTCAGGGAAAAATTGCTTGTATAACCTATACCAATATTGCCACTGAGACAATTCTTAAAAGAGTCGGCGATCATGGTGGAAGACTGGAGATAAGTACTATACATAGTTTCTTATATACGCATCTTATTAAACCATATATCCACATAATTGCCCATGATTATAATTTAGATGCGACGAACCTAAATGGACACGATGAAGTTGTTTTAAGCGGATATCAGACTATACAGGATTGGAAAGTAAGGACTGGTCAACAACGTTTGCGTGATGATGAAAAGATTGTTGAAACATGGCAGAGCCTGAAATGGAAATTTGACACAGCAAATCCAGAGCAGTTAATTATAAGACCTCCATATCCTGTACAATACTTCAGTAATGTTGGTTATCTGGAATATAAAAAAATGTTGTGGTCTAAGGGACTTCTGCATCATGATGATGTACTTTTTTTTAGCTACGAGCTGGTTAGAAAAAAACCATTCGTATTAAAAGTATTAAGGGCAAAATTTCCATATTTCTTGGTAGATGAATTTCAGGATACCAGTCCAATTCAAATTGCACTTCTGAAATTGATAGGTGTTGACGAAACCATTGTTGGTGTTGTCGGTGATGAAATTCAGTCGATATACTCTTTTTTAGGTGCCGTTCCTGGTCAGCTGAATAGTTTTTCATTACCAAACATAGTAGAATATGAGATCTCGGGAAATTGGAGAAGCACCAATCAAATAGTTGGACTACTAAATACAATCAGGCCAAATTTAACTCAACAACCTTTAAGGAATATATCCGGTTCAACTCCAACTATTATTGTCGGCGACAAACTTAGTGCCCTATCTACTATAGCCAATAGATATCCAGATCTTGAGGTGTTCTCGTTATGTAGAGAGAATACAACTGCTAATGCTTTACAGAGGGGCTTAGGTATTAACGTTCACAACGATCTTCTACAACAATTAAAATCTGCTGATAGTTCATCTGATAGGCGTCGAATAATTTCCGATTCGATCAAAGCGATAGAATATGCAAGACTTGGATATTTTAAAGATGCTCTTAAGACACTAGGACGATCGTTCAACAGAAATAAAACATTGGATAACCAGAAACAGACTTTAGAGGCTTTAAAAAAGCTGCTTAATAACTACGATAGCTTTGCCAACGATAATTTATCAGGTTTAGTAAATTTTGTTAGGACAAACATTAAAACAGTTTCGGCGCCCAGGTCAGGAGGCGCTTTCAATTTCTATTCATCAACACCTTACACACATGCTGCCATAGCAGTGAAAAACCTATATGAAACTGGTACATGTAGGACAATTCACAAATCCAAGGGAGATGAATTCGAATGTGTGCTTGTTGTTCTGGAAGCAAGGCGAGGTAGCGCTTTCAATGAGAATACAGTATTATCATTTTTATTAAATCCCAATTTACTTTCAAATGAAGAACATCGGGTAAATTACGTCGCCCTTAGTAGAGCCCAAAATCATTTATTCATATCTACTCCTTCTTTGTCTTCTGCAAATGAAATATCTTTAAAAGCTATAGGTATCGAAGTAGAGCGCCTTCCATAA
- a CDS encoding right-handed parallel beta-helix repeat-containing protein, which yields MANQLLIKKTMADMRALSAAEITGLQNNTYDGIQLLGYYLAGDTPDPIIYYPSTTTATDNGGSVIVIGTITLEHNFNSEIDVRYFGAFPNVTALDEINTTETPSDNVTNKIQNALDLGGNVFLPKGRYYINFNQGLFISKSGTNFYGDKGLSILVGGNRNRRSDGFYYRTLNIVNFDTLNVDSVKIFDLCFERKAEAWINDQDQFYHHINILGGSNIDIYAVKIFGALGDGICLGGNTNQTEELTKKIFNSNVSIHDCFVDGRNNQNRNGISIVDGESIRIFNNTIQNFTRADMPGGIDIEPNDKPNYIIRNIFIENNILRNIGGMAGVIGCYGSPDPKIVEPNSIFIRNNQILGGGTTKNKFSFFVDMKASPKDQTTNTPSNNIVFEGNLIQEGTGDRLFLLYGVKDIIINNNIFEKYTEGGFISFIGGIPSATMCINVHIENNLFKQGKSTPCLRFSYINGLKIRNNTFRDAATTTILDIPAGADVRNVSIQGNSFENINNTATYYLHLSADPSTTVDMDAIYIGDNYINGNLINILKINKKGAPSIQKNIDVIYSGNADFGDLRIYSPSSVAESNRTVNSRVGINFKSDSASGNSLWRDLQIIKVANTINLPTANAVNGEMVWDANEERPKWFFNNGWRDLLAPASPLTYGRVKQSAASPDSASTPSAIYTQAEIQAILVELRDLKLKLRASGILAS from the coding sequence ATGGCAAATCAACTTCTCATCAAAAAAACAATGGCAGATATGCGTGCGTTATCTGCTGCTGAAATTACTGGATTACAAAATAACACCTATGATGGCATACAACTTCTAGGATATTATCTAGCCGGCGATACTCCAGATCCTATCATCTATTATCCATCCACCACCACGGCGACTGACAATGGAGGCAGCGTAATTGTAATAGGGACAATAACACTGGAACACAATTTTAACTCGGAAATTGATGTAAGATATTTTGGTGCTTTCCCGAACGTGACAGCGCTCGACGAAATAAACACAACTGAAACTCCATCTGACAACGTAACCAATAAAATTCAAAATGCATTAGATCTAGGTGGTAATGTTTTCCTACCGAAAGGCAGATACTACATTAATTTTAATCAAGGGCTTTTTATTTCTAAAAGTGGAACAAACTTTTATGGTGATAAAGGATTATCTATACTAGTTGGAGGAAATAGAAATAGGAGATCTGACGGGTTTTATTATAGAACTTTAAATATTGTTAATTTTGATACTTTAAACGTAGATAGTGTAAAAATTTTTGACCTCTGCTTTGAACGTAAAGCAGAGGCCTGGATTAATGATCAAGATCAGTTCTATCATCACATTAATATATTAGGTGGCTCAAATATAGATATCTATGCTGTAAAAATATTTGGTGCATTAGGTGATGGTATATGTTTAGGAGGAAACACGAATCAAACCGAGGAATTAACAAAGAAAATTTTTAATAGTAATGTTAGTATTCATGATTGTTTCGTAGATGGGAGAAACAATCAAAACCGAAATGGTATAAGTATAGTAGATGGAGAAAGTATTAGGATCTTTAATAATACGATTCAAAATTTTACACGCGCAGATATGCCTGGCGGAATAGACATAGAACCCAATGACAAACCCAATTACATAATTAGAAATATTTTTATTGAAAATAATATTTTACGTAATATTGGTGGAATGGCAGGTGTGATAGGTTGTTATGGCAGTCCCGATCCTAAAATTGTTGAACCAAACAGTATATTTATAAGGAATAATCAGATTTTAGGAGGCGGGACAACTAAAAATAAGTTTTCATTTTTTGTGGATATGAAAGCTAGCCCCAAAGATCAAACCACTAACACTCCATCTAATAATATTGTTTTTGAAGGGAATTTGATACAGGAAGGAACGGGAGATCGTCTATTTTTGCTTTATGGTGTTAAAGATATAATTATCAACAACAATATCTTTGAAAAATATACAGAAGGTGGTTTTATTTCTTTTATCGGTGGGATTCCATCGGCAACAATGTGTATCAATGTCCATATAGAAAACAATCTATTTAAACAGGGAAAATCAACTCCATGCCTCCGCTTCTCTTATATTAATGGTCTGAAAATTAGAAATAATACCTTTAGGGACGCGGCTACAACTACAATATTGGACATTCCCGCTGGCGCGGATGTCAGAAATGTTTCTATACAAGGGAACAGTTTTGAAAACATTAATAATACTGCAACGTATTACCTACATTTAAGTGCAGATCCGAGCACCACAGTTGATATGGATGCCATATACATTGGCGATAATTATATAAACGGAAATCTTATCAATATACTCAAAATCAATAAAAAGGGCGCACCAAGTATCCAGAAGAACATTGATGTAATTTATTCAGGGAATGCTGATTTTGGGGATCTGAGAATATATTCTCCTTCATCTGTAGCAGAATCTAATAGAACTGTCAATTCAAGAGTAGGTATTAACTTTAAATCAGATTCAGCTTCAGGAAATAGTTTATGGAGAGATTTACAAATCATTAAAGTAGCCAATACAATTAATTTACCCACCGCTAATGCAGTAAATGGTGAGATGGTGTGGGATGCTAATGAGGAAAGACCGAAATGGTTTTTCAATAACGGATGGAGAGATCTGCTTGCACCAGCCAGTCCTTTAACTTATGGAAGGGTGAAACAATCTGCTGCATCACCAGATTCAGCAAGTACACCCTCCGCGATATATACTCAAGCAGAAATACAAGCTATTTTAGTGGAACTGAGGGATCTAAAATTAAAATTGCGTGCATCGGGAATACTAGCATCCTAA
- a CDS encoding putative phage abortive infection protein yields MIKKFTTILAWIFIFVGLSLSLLVIYTLFVEDKVKFGIIDWAYASKLNNIASVLAFLFTGAGTFAIFITLSKQQEQFEQAQRQVVTQQFETTFFNMLNQLFNIKNVVQGKVGGDNYTGQMFFHQVIEELREKYKNHLSTKADIVDILTRIEKFDISSKSQIDMVKDDLNNIYLESYNSYYTQLSHYFRYFYNLVRFVIENREIAPHNDALKYIQLIQAQLSNDELGLIFCNSLSDKALNSNKENKIFLWIEKYKILENLDQSSLLHRSLHMLYPNTLFKFLNRDEKKNKSLNI; encoded by the coding sequence ATGATTAAGAAATTTACAACTATACTCGCCTGGATATTCATTTTTGTCGGATTGTCGCTGTCACTTTTGGTTATTTATACATTATTTGTTGAAGATAAGGTAAAGTTTGGTATTATTGATTGGGCATATGCTTCGAAATTGAATAATATAGCGAGCGTGTTGGCTTTTCTTTTTACTGGCGCAGGAACTTTTGCGATTTTTATTACATTAAGTAAACAACAAGAGCAATTTGAACAAGCTCAAAGGCAGGTTGTAACTCAACAATTTGAAACAACATTTTTCAATATGTTAAATCAACTCTTTAATATAAAAAATGTTGTACAGGGAAAAGTTGGTGGGGATAATTACACAGGGCAGATGTTTTTTCATCAAGTTATAGAAGAACTTAGAGAAAAATACAAAAATCACCTAAGTACTAAAGCGGATATCGTAGATATTCTAACTAGAATTGAAAAATTTGATATTTCATCAAAATCCCAAATTGATATGGTAAAAGATGATCTAAATAACATTTATTTGGAATCTTATAATTCCTATTACACCCAATTGAGCCACTACTTTAGATATTTCTATAATCTTGTTCGATTCGTTATAGAGAATCGTGAAATAGCTCCACATAATGATGCTTTGAAGTATATTCAGCTAATACAAGCGCAGCTATCTAATGATGAATTAGGATTAATTTTTTGTAATTCATTAAGCGATAAAGCTCTTAATAGCAATAAAGAAAATAAAATATTTTTATGGATAGAAAAATACAAGATACTTGAAAACTTAGATCAAAGTAGTTTATTGCATAGATCGCTTCATATGTTATATCCAAATACGTTGTTTAAGTTTTTAAATAGAGATGAGAAAAAAAATAAATCTTTAAATATATAG
- a CDS encoding TlpA disulfide reductase family protein: protein MRKKIRQGKTYFKGTAILLKRRCKISAQNLQKKTDSSGSLRLLFEDRSTLRRTSVASSSGTLRLLFGCASGRSRSVLEALPKTSRSVAEHVSNKPRRGPEALPKSTRRRAERPSSSDNFRINFAPTSAFHAVGYQFSSNFPLIFPEGDPKPTRRNSEHRWEKGRSWSGVGRYLNGLFLGAKGAVSLPLNYRECTERVPKRYCECTKELPEIYQRGTKQVRAVRSSMVALGYKSDTAVAQPAKGEDTELVNGRGESCFKFNGFKTIYERVVSVIDSFVIDGILMAQRVLKCFAYLFGYKNTFRMSLTCLALVFKSSNFSFKALKSIRALMVLALMVSMFSLSAQTPRKDSGADGLSGVLALKPGDKIPDAVWSQSLELNYFNGKKKIIKFSDLKGKLILLDFWSTGCPSCIEGIPDMELIQQRFKDKVQVVMVNSKRNRDTPEKIKRRFKKYKEDFDYTPVLPTILNDTLFTSLFPHNTLPTIGIINPSGQFLLNSFASSITEDIIQDFLKTGVSNRFIEKSEIKNTARINTQPLVDTTGLIFCSVMSGYRENYLGVYPAVAYSKGNSLFQVGNYFLNTCYQLAFPDVFQGAQSSLFVFDDQINKEFIDLIYDFKTTKGQFWYQLYLRDSITQELAFDYFRNALIERFNVAVERKKGIVAAYALSLDVSRPLWKTKGGMYMNSVDKGNESLIMQNMPLNGVIGFIRSILDKPVIFEVKSAERIDLRLPGNFLDLSIKEKIAALEQHGITLTPTQYTGEYPYFYTVSTKHTK from the coding sequence TTGCGTAAGAAAATTAGACAAGGAAAAACGTACTTTAAAGGTACTGCGATCCTGCTAAAAAGGCGCTGTAAAATTAGCGCTCAGAACCTTCAAAAAAAAACAGATTCTTCGGGCAGCCTTCGGCTTTTGTTTGAGGATCGTTCGACACTGCGTCGTACCAGCGTCGCCTCTTCTTCGGGAACGCTTCGACTGTTGTTCGGCTGCGCTTCGGGTAGGAGTCGAAGCGTACTCGAAGCCCTGCCGAAGACGAGCCGAAGCGTAGCCGAACATGTCTCGAACAAGCCCCGAAGAGGTCCCGAAGCGTTGCCGAAGAGCACTCGAAGGCGAGCCGAAAGGCCATCTTCTTCTGACAATTTTCGAATTAACTTCGCCCCAACTTCTGCCTTTCATGCAGTGGGCTATCAGTTTTCTTCGAATTTTCCTTTGATTTTTCCCGAGGGTGACCCGAAGCCCACCCGAAGAAATTCCGAGCATCGCTGGGAGAAAGGCAGAAGTTGGTCAGGAGTTGGTAGGTACTTAAATGGTCTATTCCTCGGCGCAAAAGGTGCCGTTAGTTTACCGTTAAACTACCGGGAGTGTACCGAAAGGGTACCAAAAAGGTACTGTGAATGTACTAAAGAGCTACCGGAGATATACCAAAGAGGTACTAAACAGGTACGAGCTGTCAGGAGTTCAATGGTGGCTCTTGGGTATAAGTCTGATACTGCTGTAGCACAGCCGGCAAAAGGAGAGGATACCGAATTGGTCAATGGAAGAGGAGAGAGTTGTTTTAAATTTAATGGTTTTAAGACGATTTATGAGCGTGTTGTCTCTGTTATCGACTCTTTTGTTATCGATGGAATTTTAATGGCTCAGAGGGTTTTAAAATGCTTTGCTTATTTGTTTGGTTATAAAAATACTTTTCGCATGTCGCTGACATGCTTGGCTTTAGTTTTTAAATCATCTAATTTTTCTTTTAAGGCATTGAAGAGCATCAGAGCTCTTATGGTATTAGCTCTGATGGTTTCTATGTTTAGTTTATCGGCTCAGACGCCCCGCAAGGACAGCGGGGCCGATGGGCTATCCGGTGTCCTTGCACTAAAACCAGGGGACAAGATTCCTGATGCGGTATGGAGCCAGTCTCTCGAACTCAATTATTTCAATGGGAAGAAGAAAATAATTAAGTTCTCTGACCTGAAAGGGAAGCTGATATTGTTAGACTTCTGGTCTACAGGTTGCCCGAGCTGCATTGAAGGTATCCCCGACATGGAGTTGATCCAACAGCGCTTTAAGGATAAGGTACAAGTTGTCATGGTCAATAGTAAACGCAATAGGGATACTCCCGAGAAGATAAAAAGACGATTTAAAAAATATAAAGAGGACTTTGATTATACACCCGTATTGCCGACAATACTGAATGATACCTTGTTTACGTCGCTTTTTCCGCATAATACTTTACCAACGATAGGAATTATCAATCCTTCCGGGCAATTTTTGCTTAATTCATTTGCAAGTTCTATCACGGAGGATATTATTCAGGATTTTTTAAAAACGGGAGTTTCAAACAGATTTATTGAAAAATCAGAAATCAAAAATACTGCTCGGATAAACACGCAGCCTTTGGTGGATACCACAGGACTTATATTTTGCTCAGTGATGTCCGGGTATCGGGAAAATTATCTTGGTGTTTATCCAGCTGTGGCTTATAGCAAAGGGAATTCACTGTTTCAGGTGGGGAATTACTTTCTCAATACCTGCTATCAGTTGGCTTTTCCTGATGTCTTCCAAGGGGCACAATCGAGTCTTTTCGTTTTTGATGATCAGATCAATAAGGAATTTATAGATCTCATATACGATTTTAAAACAACAAAAGGACAGTTTTGGTATCAGCTGTACCTGCGTGATAGTATCACACAGGAGTTGGCATTCGATTATTTTAGAAATGCTTTGATTGAACGATTTAATGTTGCAGTTGAGCGAAAAAAAGGTATTGTTGCGGCATACGCGCTTTCGCTAGATGTATCTCGTCCGCTATGGAAAACCAAGGGCGGAATGTATATGAATAGTGTGGATAAAGGCAATGAGTCTTTGATCATGCAAAATATGCCCCTAAATGGTGTGATTGGTTTCATCAGGTCTATTCTGGATAAACCGGTAATTTTTGAAGTTAAAAGTGCTGAACGGATTGATCTGCGTTTGCCGGGAAACTTTCTTGATCTGTCTATCAAAGAAAAGATAGCTGCGCTGGAACAGCATGGCATAACGCTTACGCCAACACAATACACTGGTGAATATCCTTATTTCTACACAGTATCTACTAAACATACGAAGTAA
- a CDS encoding helix-turn-helix transcriptional regulator, translating to MGVAFQEEKIHEGKNLKRIREIMGMKQEALGQKCESKFDQRKISNFESLWTIPEPTLEELANALGVTVDFIRAFNEEKAIYYIQHNRDSSKQNNLNHFPTITYESDNKIEALLEKLVQDDAVKTKAILDLTKVVADLAEEVKRLKVK from the coding sequence ATGGGCGTTGCATTTCAAGAAGAGAAAATACACGAAGGAAAAAATCTAAAAAGAATTCGTGAAATCATGGGTATGAAACAGGAGGCTTTGGGACAAAAATGCGAAAGCAAATTTGATCAAAGAAAGATTTCAAATTTTGAAAGTTTATGGACCATTCCTGAACCTACTTTAGAAGAACTGGCGAATGCTTTAGGAGTTACGGTTGATTTTATTCGAGCTTTCAATGAAGAAAAAGCTATCTATTACATACAGCATAATCGAGACTCTTCTAAGCAAAATAATTTGAACCATTTTCCTACTATAACTTATGAATCCGATAATAAAATAGAAGCCTTATTGGAAAAACTCGTTCAAGATGATGCTGTTAAGACCAAAGCGATTTTGGATTTGACAAAAGTTGTTGCTGATTTGGCAGAAGAGGTGAAGAGGTTGAAAGTAAAGTAA
- a CDS encoding AAA family ATPase, whose translation MYINSIKIEGFRNFKDSQIKFNEGVNVIIGHNNAGKTNLLRALSLVLDNKTSRKLEIDDFNKNIPISDLRAQPPKVTITLSISESENEDLAADDLVTVSPWLTKLESPYNAMLTYVFFLPESEHTEYLEALAGETDMKTAWLKIKHDFLRKYVHKIYGGNPVLQSQAESENLQKFDYQFLHAIRDVERDMLTGRTSLLREVIDFFMDFQIKNDVLKDKAAKYSEIIAHKKTFSADALNLITQLQNRMKEGRDHIMKYADETGAAFDGAKPGFDGQISEIEMYSALKLIITHTTGIEIPATHNGLGYNNLIYMSLLLAKMQVDTNGDYLGSNAKVFPVLVIEEPEAHLHPSLQYKLLRFLHSTETQNARQIFITSHSTNITAAVSLDQIICLSGDAGGNVNIGYPGKVFTNDVAGNNSKAYVQRFLDATRSDMLFAKNIILVEGIAEQILIPTLGRYIGKNIEDTHTVVINVGGRYFDHFLKLFDSNNAYTIYKTVACITDQDPSRKKLGINEKYKKCYPFELNQDNANYEYKISGDPPIAQYATHPNIRFFSQDAVFGKTLEYELMFSNPSCEMLITDSVSNQVELTAISTHIAKGEKVADVVTANTMHKSDENTRITVSLLNCNAAGWDEPTKMKALLAARYLNSLSKGGNALEIAAKLEDNLQSQTPISFVVPTYLKDAIIWSCQ comes from the coding sequence ATGTATATCAACAGTATAAAAATTGAGGGATTTCGAAATTTTAAAGATAGTCAAATTAAATTCAATGAAGGTGTGAATGTTATTATTGGACATAATAACGCTGGAAAAACAAATCTATTAAGAGCACTGTCGCTTGTTCTGGACAATAAAACTTCAAGAAAACTAGAAATTGATGATTTTAATAAAAACATTCCAATTTCTGATTTACGTGCGCAACCTCCAAAAGTGACTATAACGTTGTCGATTTCAGAAAGTGAGAATGAAGATCTCGCGGCTGATGATTTGGTGACGGTGTCACCATGGTTGACAAAATTGGAATCGCCCTATAATGCAATGCTCACATACGTTTTCTTTTTACCCGAATCAGAGCACACTGAATATTTAGAAGCTTTGGCAGGTGAAACTGATATGAAGACAGCATGGTTAAAAATTAAACATGACTTTCTCAGGAAATATGTACATAAGATTTATGGAGGAAATCCCGTACTCCAAAGTCAAGCGGAATCAGAAAATCTACAAAAATTCGATTATCAATTTTTGCACGCAATAAGAGATGTTGAAAGAGATATGTTAACTGGTAGAACTTCTTTGCTCCGTGAAGTAATAGACTTTTTTATGGATTTTCAGATAAAAAATGACGTCTTAAAGGATAAAGCTGCTAAATACTCCGAAATAATAGCCCATAAGAAAACGTTTTCTGCTGATGCATTAAATCTGATAACCCAACTTCAGAATAGGATGAAAGAGGGGCGTGACCATATAATGAAATATGCAGATGAAACTGGAGCGGCATTCGATGGTGCAAAACCTGGCTTTGACGGACAGATATCTGAAATTGAAATGTACTCCGCTTTAAAATTGATAATAACCCATACAACAGGCATCGAAATACCTGCAACCCATAATGGATTGGGCTATAACAATTTGATTTACATGTCCCTCTTGTTAGCCAAAATGCAGGTGGATACCAATGGTGATTATCTTGGAAGCAATGCCAAAGTGTTTCCGGTATTAGTGATTGAAGAACCTGAAGCACATTTACACCCATCGTTACAATATAAACTGTTGCGATTTCTTCATTCAACAGAAACTCAGAATGCAAGACAAATTTTCATAACCAGTCATTCAACAAATATAACCGCTGCTGTTTCACTTGATCAGATCATCTGTCTAAGTGGCGATGCGGGAGGGAACGTAAACATAGGTTATCCGGGGAAGGTATTTACGAATGATGTAGCAGGAAATAATTCCAAAGCCTATGTTCAACGTTTCTTAGATGCGACGCGCTCTGATATGCTTTTTGCAAAGAATATTATATTGGTTGAAGGAATTGCCGAACAAATTTTGATACCTACGTTAGGTCGATACATCGGCAAAAATATCGAGGACACACACACCGTCGTAATCAATGTTGGCGGAAGATATTTTGATCATTTTCTTAAATTATTTGATTCGAATAATGCCTATACAATCTATAAAACTGTAGCGTGTATTACTGATCAAGATCCCTCCAGAAAAAAATTAGGCATTAACGAAAAGTATAAAAAATGCTACCCCTTTGAACTTAATCAAGATAATGCAAATTACGAATACAAGATATCCGGAGATCCACCGATTGCACAATATGCGACCCATCCAAATATTCGTTTTTTCTCTCAGGATGCTGTTTTTGGAAAGACCTTAGAATACGAGCTGATGTTTTCAAATCCTTCATGTGAAATGCTTATAACAGATAGCGTTTCAAATCAGGTAGAATTGACAGCAATATCAACACATATTGCCAAAGGTGAGAAGGTTGCTGACGTAGTAACAGCGAATACCATGCACAAAAGCGATGAAAATACTCGTATTACAGTTTCTCTGTTAAATTGTAATGCAGCCGGATGGGACGAACCTACTAAAATGAAAGCTCTACTGGCAGCAAGGTATTTGAACAGTTTGTCCAAAGGGGGAAATGCGCTAGAAATTGCCGCTAAATTAGAAGATAACCTGCAAAGCCAAACTCCTATTTCATTTGTTGTTCCAACCTATCTTAAAGATGCAATAATTTGGTCATGTCAGTAG